Proteins from one Spirochaetota bacterium genomic window:
- the amrB gene encoding AmmeMemoRadiSam system protein B, with protein MNCTRVIVVLILFFSLQCSESYSITKQSRLAGSWCPSDKNELLKYLLSSDKPLQKIEGIPLIIVPHAGYMYSAHIAAKAYKAISAYKPDIIIIIGPSHYEYFNGFALPLYDAIKTPLGVVSIQQKALRSLSQNNNFTFNNNAFESEHSIEIQLPFIQHYFPDIPILPVLAGNVTYQQARQAAVQLLQTLTSYKKPLFVISSDFTHHGPRFSYAPYHKLQPDKRMEYIKRDDKKAIDYILSQNAEEFYNYCRSTGITICGHNAVVLGLLLFSTMYTKELVAYATSAEVTGDYDNTVSYAALVITGEFNTINKNILGDNSFTISNADKRFLLSLARQSIETMLNNKTLLEYKGAIPELCKQNAGAFVTLTINGNLRGCIGYIEPIKPLYQTVIECAVNAAFHDPRFSPLTKDEYKNIHIEISVLSPIMHIASLDELRLGTDGLLVVKGNRRGVLLPQVATEYGLTKQQFFQHTCEKAGIYPFEYDSVTMYTFAATIFSESEIVK; from the coding sequence ATGAATTGTACAAGAGTAATAGTAGTACTTATATTGTTTTTTTCTTTACAATGCTCTGAAAGCTACAGCATTACCAAACAATCCCGATTAGCGGGTAGCTGGTGCCCTTCTGATAAAAATGAACTTTTGAAATACCTTTTATCATCTGATAAACCATTGCAAAAAATTGAAGGCATACCACTTATAATAGTGCCCCATGCTGGATACATGTATAGTGCTCACATAGCTGCAAAAGCTTATAAAGCTATATCTGCATATAAACCTGATATTATAATTATCATTGGGCCATCGCATTACGAATATTTCAATGGATTTGCCCTTCCCCTTTACGATGCTATCAAAACTCCGTTAGGTGTAGTGAGCATTCAACAGAAAGCATTACGCTCGTTGTCACAAAACAATAATTTTACATTCAACAACAATGCCTTTGAATCAGAACATTCCATTGAAATTCAGTTGCCATTTATTCAGCACTATTTCCCTGATATCCCCATTCTTCCTGTGCTTGCAGGTAATGTAACGTACCAGCAAGCAAGACAGGCCGCTGTGCAACTATTACAAACACTCACAAGCTATAAAAAGCCACTATTTGTCATAAGCAGCGATTTTACCCATCATGGCCCGCGATTTAGTTACGCCCCTTATCACAAGTTACAGCCAGATAAACGTATGGAATACATCAAACGTGATGACAAAAAAGCAATTGACTATATACTTTCTCAAAACGCTGAAGAATTCTACAATTACTGCAGGTCTACTGGTATCACCATATGTGGTCATAATGCAGTAGTGTTAGGTCTGTTATTATTCTCAACAATGTATACAAAAGAATTGGTAGCATATGCAACATCAGCTGAAGTTACTGGCGATTACGATAACACGGTAAGCTATGCAGCCTTAGTAATAACGGGTGAATTTAATACAATAAACAAAAACATATTGGGCGATAATTCCTTTACTATATCTAATGCTGATAAAAGGTTTTTGCTTTCATTAGCCCGCCAATCTATTGAAACCATGCTGAATAATAAAACATTATTAGAATATAAAGGGGCTATCCCTGAACTCTGTAAACAAAACGCTGGTGCCTTTGTAACATTAACTATAAACGGAAATTTACGTGGTTGTATTGGATATATTGAACCCATAAAACCATTATATCAAACTGTCATTGAATGTGCGGTGAATGCTGCATTCCACGACCCACGATTCAGCCCCCTTACTAAGGATGAATATAAAAATATACATATTGAAATTTCGGTATTGTCGCCAATTATGCATATTGCTTCATTAGATGAGTTACGTTTAGGTACCGATGGCCTTTTAGTAGTAAAAGGCAATCGTCGTGGTGTTTTACTTCCACAGGTAGCAACAGAATATGGTTTAACAAAACAGCAATTTTTCCAGCACACGTGTGAAAAGGCAGGGATTTATCCATTTGAATATGATTCTGTAACAATGTATACATTTGCTGCTACTATTTTCAGTGAAAGTGAAATCGTTAAATAA
- a CDS encoding DUF2804 family protein gives MKYKIIPEPEKAITKQIKIKQETNLLNNSGFLNVSGWSRKPLVIFNETNIKADKKRIKKWEHYTFYNKNYCGGITISDIATVGMGSMLGFAEVMYQEW, from the coding sequence TTGAAATATAAAATAATACCTGAACCAGAAAAAGCAATAACAAAGCAAATTAAAATTAAACAGGAAACAAATCTATTAAATAATTCTGGATTTTTGAATGTATCAGGATGGTCAAGAAAACCTCTTGTTATATTTAATGAAACGAATATTAAAGCTGATAAAAAAAGAATTAAAAAATGGGAACACTACACATTCTATAATAAAAACTATTGTGGTGGAATAACAATATCAGACATTGCTACTGTTGGTATGGGTAGTATGTTAGGCTTTGCTGAGGTTATGTACCAGGAATGGTAA